A region of Candidatus Nezhaarchaeota archaeon DNA encodes the following proteins:
- a CDS encoding NADH-quinone oxidoreductase subunit C: MTPEEEVVEKLKERFGDKILEAKIQRARRVFVTVDRSTYKDVVKFLKEEMGVSHLSTITGVDTIKTFEVIPLFTYKGVVIALKCVVPKEAPYIDTIIDVIPGAFFYEKEVHEMFGIDIKGHPDLSHLELPDDWPEGLYPLRKDVDLQELIKKITRERD; the protein is encoded by the coding sequence TTGACCCCTGAAGAAGAGGTTGTAGAAAAGTTGAAGGAGCGCTTTGGAGATAAGATACTTGAAGCTAAAATACAGAGAGCTAGAAGGGTTTTCGTGACCGTTGACAGATCAACATACAAAGATGTCGTCAAGTTCCTAAAGGAGGAGATGGGAGTATCTCATCTCTCAACAATAACTGGAGTAGACACTATAAAGACGTTCGAGGTTATACCTCTCTTCACCTACAAGGGGGTTGTGATAGCATTAAAGTGTGTAGTGCCTAAGGAAGCACCTTACATCGACACTATAATCGATGTAATTCCAGGAGCCTTCTTCTATGAGAAGGAAGTACATGAAATGTTTGGGATAGACATAAAGGGCCATCCTGATCTATCTCACCTTGAATTACCGGATGACTGGCCCGAGGGGCTGTACCCTCTAAGGAAGGATGTCGACCTTCAAGAACTAATTAAGAAGATAACTAGAGAGAGGGATTGA
- a CDS encoding NADH-quinone oxidoreductase subunit B family protein, with protein sequence MGLISWARIKSPWIVHFNTGACNGCDIEVVAALTPRYDVERFGIRLVGSPRHADILLVTGPVTKQVEKRIKRIYEQMPEPKFVVAVGNCCASSGAFRNCYNVYPGLDSVIPVDVYVMGCPPKPEAIINGIVKLIEKLRGGAS encoded by the coding sequence GTGGGGCTCATTAGCTGGGCTAGGATTAAGAGCCCATGGATAGTACACTTCAACACCGGTGCTTGCAACGGATGCGACATAGAGGTTGTGGCGGCCTTAACCCCACGCTATGACGTTGAAAGGTTTGGAATAAGGCTTGTAGGATCACCTAGACACGCCGACATACTACTGGTAACAGGGCCTGTCACCAAGCAGGTCGAGAAGAGAATTAAGAGAATATACGAGCAGATGCCAGAACCAAAGTTTGTCGTGGCTGTTGGCAATTGTTGCGCTAGCAGTGGAGCATTTAGAAACTGCTATAACGTTTATCCGGGGCTAGACTCAGTCATTCCAGTTGATGTCTACGTTATGGGTTGCCCCCCAAAGCCTGAGGCTATAATAAATGGCATTGTGAAGTTAATTGAAAAGCTTAGAGGTGGTGCCTCTTGA
- the ndhC gene encoding NADH-quinone oxidoreductase subunit A, giving the protein MSSAIAIPMISFIIALVVSALIYAWGSKIAPKPKSNPEKVKPYACGEDVPAEVAPFTIRLINFVVLFLVFDIVSLVVAFAIISPGMPLQSSILIMIYVLIVLEAILLLARRRW; this is encoded by the coding sequence ATGAGCTCAGCCATCGCAATACCGATGATATCCTTCATCATAGCCCTCGTGGTGTCTGCTTTGATATATGCATGGGGCTCCAAGATAGCCCCTAAGCCGAAATCAAACCCTGAAAAGGTAAAGCCCTACGCTTGTGGTGAAGATGTTCCCGCTGAAGTGGCCCCCTTCACAATACGCCTCATAAACTTTGTGGTACTATTTCTAGTTTTTGACATAGTGTCGCTTGTAGTAGCATTCGCAATAATATCGCCAGGCATGCCCCTTCAAAGCTCCATCTTAATAATGATATACGTCCTAATCGTGCTAGAAGCCATACTCCTCCTAGCTAGGAGGAGGTGGTAG
- the proS gene encoding proline--tRNA ligase has product MTITLNKKHENFSEWFEQVTLQAMVYDYRFPVKGCGVWPGYGFKLRDNVIGIMRRLLNSTGHEECLFPLLIPQSLLEKESEHVRSFEGEVFWVTRGGFTELGEKLALRPTSETVIMPMLRLWIRDHRDLPVKLYQVVSVFRYETKATHPMIRVREVTTFKEGHSAHATYEDAEKHVWEIVELYKKFFDELCIPYLISKRPNWDRFAGAIYSIAFDTIMPDGRALQIGTVHHLGQNFSKAFDVKYLKADGTHEHVWTTSYGISERVIAALIAMHGDDHGLVLPPNIAPIQVVVVPIPYKGREGEVVSEAQKVHNELQLAGLRVKIDDRMDVTPGSKFYEWELRGVPIRVEVGPRDVDRGVVTLVRRDNLSRIVVPREGVVQAVMRVMDELTKDLREAAWSYLRERTFKVNSLDEARELIRARRGIVELPWCGGEECGLALEGNLDARVLGSPVDRIETRGLCINCSKDSKSALRIAKTY; this is encoded by the coding sequence ATGACGATAACTCTTAACAAGAAGCACGAGAACTTCTCGGAATGGTTTGAGCAGGTTACTCTTCAAGCTATGGTATACGACTATAGGTTCCCAGTGAAGGGGTGTGGTGTGTGGCCAGGATATGGCTTCAAGTTGAGGGATAACGTTATTGGGATAATGAGGAGATTACTGAACTCAACAGGACATGAGGAGTGCCTCTTCCCCCTACTAATACCTCAAAGCTTGCTTGAAAAAGAGAGTGAGCATGTAAGGAGCTTTGAGGGAGAGGTCTTCTGGGTCACGAGAGGTGGTTTCACTGAGCTTGGAGAAAAGTTAGCTCTAAGACCTACCAGTGAGACAGTTATAATGCCAATGTTAAGGTTGTGGATTAGAGATCATAGAGATCTGCCAGTCAAGCTGTACCAAGTGGTCAGCGTGTTTAGGTATGAGACTAAGGCCACTCACCCAATGATAAGGGTCAGGGAGGTAACAACGTTTAAGGAGGGTCACTCAGCACACGCTACGTACGAGGACGCAGAGAAACACGTCTGGGAGATTGTCGAGCTTTACAAGAAGTTTTTTGATGAGCTTTGCATCCCATATCTCATATCAAAGAGGCCTAATTGGGATAGGTTTGCAGGGGCTATCTACAGCATAGCCTTTGACACCATAATGCCTGATGGTAGGGCACTACAAATAGGCACAGTCCATCATCTTGGTCAGAACTTCTCGAAGGCTTTTGACGTTAAGTACTTAAAGGCTGACGGAACCCATGAGCATGTTTGGACAACGAGTTATGGCATATCTGAGCGAGTAATAGCGGCATTGATAGCTATGCATGGTGACGATCACGGTCTTGTACTACCACCAAACATTGCACCAATCCAGGTTGTGGTGGTTCCCATACCGTACAAAGGCAGGGAGGGCGAAGTTGTTAGTGAGGCTCAAAAAGTTCATAATGAGCTTCAGTTAGCTGGTCTCCGCGTCAAGATTGATGATAGGATGGACGTCACTCCAGGGTCTAAGTTCTATGAGTGGGAGCTTAGAGGAGTTCCAATTAGAGTGGAGGTAGGCCCTCGAGATGTTGATAGGGGGGTTGTCACGTTGGTGAGGAGAGACAACTTAAGCAGAATTGTTGTGCCGCGTGAGGGAGTCGTTCAGGCTGTTATGAGGGTCATGGACGAGCTAACGAAAGATCTGAGGGAAGCTGCTTGGAGTTACCTTAGAGAGAGGACTTTTAAGGTCAATAGCCTAGACGAAGCGAGGGAACTCATAAGGGCTAGGAGAGGCATAGTTGAATTGCCATGGTGTGGCGGTGAAGAGTGTGGTCTAGCTCTTGAAGGTAATCTCGACGCTAGGGTGCTAGGCTCGCCGGTAGATCGCATTGAGACAAGAGGGCTATGTATTAACTGCAGTAAGGACTCTAAGAGCGCTTTAAGGATCGCCAAGACCTATTGA
- a CDS encoding 30S ribosomal protein S26e: MPKKRKNRGRAKGDKGRDSIVSCDGCGRPIPRGKAIRVTRYVSFVDPQLRAELEKKGVTISKTLVTKYLCVSCAIFQGVRKVRAEEERKIVQSQAKPKIVRGEGWKPSS; the protein is encoded by the coding sequence ATGCCAAAGAAGAGGAAGAATAGAGGAAGGGCGAAGGGTGATAAGGGAAGAGACTCCATAGTTTCATGTGATGGATGTGGTAGGCCAATACCTAGAGGTAAGGCTATAAGAGTTACTAGGTACGTGAGCTTTGTTGATCCACAGCTTAGAGCTGAGCTTGAGAAGAAGGGGGTTACGATAAGCAAGACTTTAGTCACGAAGTATTTGTGCGTTAGTTGTGCAATATTTCAAGGTGTAAGGAAGGTTAGAGCTGAGGAGGAGAGAAAGATCGTTCAAAGTCAAGCTAAACCTAAAATAGTGAGGGGAGAGGGCTGGAAACCGTCATCCTGA
- the pgsA gene encoding archaetidylinositol phosphate synthase, with protein MLGKLRKRYEQFMGPIGRRLGSLGFSPNTLTITSTVLSCLAGFFFYAREPLLGAITIVVTGVIDMLDGAVARATNRVTRFGGVLDHVLDRYAEFAIIVGMLLGGHLNPLWAIYVIFGMVMASYVRAKAESIGGLKSCSVGIMERQEKLILLVIGSILVLWFEEALNITAIIVGTLSHVTAVQRLMYTYKLANGA; from the coding sequence TTGCTCGGTAAGTTAAGGAAGCGATATGAGCAATTTATGGGACCAATAGGAAGAAGACTTGGAAGCTTAGGATTTTCTCCAAATACTCTTACGATCACCAGCACTGTATTGAGCTGCTTAGCAGGGTTCTTCTTCTACGCTAGAGAGCCACTTCTTGGCGCGATAACAATCGTAGTTACTGGGGTTATTGACATGCTTGATGGTGCCGTGGCTAGAGCAACTAACAGAGTTACAAGGTTTGGTGGCGTCTTAGACCACGTCCTCGATAGGTATGCTGAGTTTGCTATAATTGTTGGCATGTTATTAGGTGGCCACTTAAACCCTCTATGGGCTATCTATGTCATCTTTGGGATGGTCATGGCAAGTTATGTTAGAGCCAAGGCCGAATCCATTGGTGGATTGAAGAGTTGCAGTGTTGGGATAATGGAGAGGCAGGAGAAGCTCATCCTGCTGGTAATTGGAAGCATTTTGGTCTTGTGGTTCGAGGAGGCCTTAAACATCACTGCAATAATAGTTGGGACTTTATCGCATGTAACCGCTGTGCAAAGGTTAATGTACACGTACAAGTTGGCTAATGGTGCTTAA